A window of Cucurbita pepo subsp. pepo cultivar mu-cu-16 chromosome LG06, ASM280686v2, whole genome shotgun sequence contains these coding sequences:
- the LOC111797462 gene encoding uncharacterized protein LOC111797462, protein MRCHVLLXYPADPTVALGYLSVAFLLASSIAGYFSLFYPYQRKSVPRGALFKSTSFSIFFNIALFTTGLAITLLVWPTVTEQIHLTRNVHHNLETACLTAKTGLLGGGAFLSLDSSLFWLVALMLAGNAREDYFDEIEENGDSAEALKNNA, encoded by the exons ATGAGATG tcacgtgctactgCNATATCCAGCGGACCCAACTGTGGCCTTGGGATATCTTTCTGTTGCGTTTCTTCTTGCTTCTTCAATTGCAGGATACTTTTCTTTGTTCTATCCTTACCAACGAAAATCCGTTCCTCGAGGTGCCTTGTTTAAGAGCACCagtttctctattttcttcaaCATTGCCCT GTTCACAACTGGATTGGCTATAACTTTGCTCGTATGGCCTACTGTCACCGAGCAAATTCACTTGACTCGCAATGTTCATCACAATCTCGAGACAGCATGCCTAACCGCTAAGACCGGTCTTCTGGGTGGTGGTGCATTTCTATCCCTTGATTCATCCCTCTTCTGGTTGGTTGCCCTGATGTTGGCTGGAAATGCTCGAGAGGACTACTTTGATGAAATAGAGGAAAACGGAGACAGTGCTGAGGCTCTTAAGAACAACGCATGA
- the LOC111797461 gene encoding uncharacterized protein LOC111797461 yields MAVSMKIMSLTVATLGVISFIFGVVAENKKPASGTPIPGKGIVICQYPADPTVALGYLSVAFLLASSIAGYFSLFYPYQRKSVPRGALFKSTSFSIFFNIALFTTGLAITLLVWPTVTEQIHLTRNVHHNLETACLTAKTGLLGGGAFLSLDSSLFWLVALMLAGNAREDYFDEIEENGDSAEALKNNA; encoded by the exons ATGGCCGTGTCTATGAAGATAATGTCTCTTACTGTCGCAACTTTAGGtgtgatatcatttatatttgGAGTTGTAGCGGAGAATAAGAAG CCTGCATCTGGAACTCCCATCCCAGGCAAAGGCATTGTTATCTGTCAATATCCAGCGGACCCAACTGTGGCCTTGGGATATCTTTCTGTTGCGTTTCTTCTTGCTTCTTCAATTGCAGGATACTTTTCTTTGTTCTATCCTTACCAACGAAAATCCGTTCCTCGAGGTGCCTTGTTTAAGAGCACCagtttctctattttcttcaaCATTGCCCT GTTCACAACTGGATTGGCTATAACTTTGCTCGTATGGCCTACTGTCACCGAGCAAATTCACTTGACTCGCAATGTTCATCACAATCTCGAGACAGCATGCCTAACCGCTAAGACCGGTCTTCTGGGTGGTGGTGCATTTCTATCCCTTGATTCATCCCTCTTCTGGTTGGTTGCCCTGATGTTGGCTGGAAATGCTCGAGAGGACTACTTTGATGAAATAGAGGAAAACGGAGACAGTGCTGAGGCTCTTAAGAACAACGCATGA